A portion of the Nitrospirota bacterium genome contains these proteins:
- a CDS encoding DUF5610 domain-containing protein, translating to MEVSIHAEVLRAQYLSTQLGGVYGGGGQTSFPPALDRARASIAPAQFPKSNPFAVPGAERRGAAPDSGPATVVSLSYKSLDLRISMDDSEVKELEESGGAKPALEDKFSPEAVSDRIIDFIKGLFQTFQGQDPNGDVNTFAGEVARGVEEGFAQAKELLKSMDMLTESLAKTIGETHRLTVDKLGNFFDSIGVTLENLLQSATELTGASPAQTLQATQAT from the coding sequence ATGGAGGTCAGTATTCACGCGGAGGTTCTGAGAGCGCAGTATCTTTCAACCCAACTGGGTGGGGTCTACGGGGGTGGGGGGCAAACGTCGTTCCCACCGGCGCTGGATCGAGCACGGGCAAGCATCGCACCGGCGCAATTCCCCAAATCCAATCCTTTCGCCGTCCCCGGAGCGGAGCGGAGGGGGGCGGCCCCTGATTCAGGACCGGCCACGGTGGTTTCACTCTCCTACAAGAGTCTGGATCTCCGCATTTCAATGGACGATTCAGAGGTCAAAGAGTTGGAGGAATCGGGGGGAGCGAAGCCGGCGCTCGAAGATAAATTTTCTCCGGAAGCGGTCAGCGATCGGATCATCGATTTCATCAAGGGACTCTTCCAAACCTTTCAAGGGCAGGACCCGAACGGTGACGTGAACACTTTTGCGGGGGAGGTCGCCCGGGGTGTGGAGGAGGGTTTCGCCCAGGCGAAGGAACTCCTGAAGTCGATGGACATGCTCACGGAATCCCTCGCCAAGACGATCGGGGAGACCCATCGGCTCACGGTGGACAAACTGGGGAACTTCTTCGATTCCATCGGTGTGACGCTGGAGAATCTGCTCCAATCGGCCACCGAACTGACGGGGGCTTCCCCCGCTCAGACCCTGCAAGCCACCCAGGCGACGTAG
- a CDS encoding exodeoxyribonuclease VII large subunit — protein sequence MPNPSSLSLAEAQKVYSVSELTHELKGLLEGRYPDLWVRGEVANYRPHASGHAYFSLKDASSILSSVIFRFAEKKSVFKVDLEDGMEIVAHGRLNLYEPRGNYSFIVDFLQPVGVGALLLEFEKLKQRLQKEGLFDPARKRPLPELPQRIGIVTSPTGAAVRDILTVLRRRFANVHVLIAPAKVQGEGAAEEIAAAIREMNERDWAEVLIVGRGGGSLEDLWAFNEEVVARAIFESKIPVISAVGHEIDTTIADFVADVRAPTPSAAAEMVIRSKIELEEKMGGLDIRLARAMKNLLATNLARLQQALRVLTSPERRVEDFLLRLDDVSARMDNAAVWLLTQHESHLKELARALTLLSPTRRLLQAGIDLSRLDQRLDASSETILAAKAQAVERHGALLESLSPLSILKRGYSITYRLPQRAILTQAKQTRKGEKVEVRLWDGELTCEIIRDPRQGRLI from the coding sequence GTGCCCAATCCATCCTCGCTCAGCCTCGCCGAGGCGCAAAAAGTCTATTCCGTCAGCGAGCTCACGCACGAACTCAAAGGCCTACTGGAAGGACGCTACCCGGACCTCTGGGTGCGGGGCGAGGTGGCCAACTACCGGCCTCACGCCTCGGGCCACGCGTATTTTTCATTGAAGGATGCCTCCTCGATCCTGAGCTCCGTCATTTTCCGGTTCGCGGAAAAGAAATCGGTTTTCAAGGTGGATCTTGAAGACGGAATGGAAATCGTCGCCCACGGCCGCCTCAATCTCTATGAACCGCGCGGCAACTACTCTTTCATCGTCGATTTTCTCCAGCCGGTCGGCGTGGGCGCGCTCCTTCTCGAATTCGAAAAGCTCAAGCAGAGACTGCAAAAAGAAGGCCTGTTCGATCCCGCGCGCAAACGACCGCTCCCGGAGCTGCCACAGCGGATCGGGATCGTCACCTCTCCGACGGGCGCAGCCGTCCGCGACATTCTCACGGTTCTCCGGCGGCGATTTGCGAACGTCCACGTGCTGATCGCCCCGGCCAAAGTGCAGGGCGAGGGCGCCGCCGAAGAGATCGCCGCCGCCATTCGCGAGATGAACGAACGGGACTGGGCGGAAGTGTTGATCGTCGGCCGGGGGGGGGGATCGCTGGAGGACCTCTGGGCGTTCAACGAAGAGGTGGTCGCGCGGGCCATTTTCGAATCGAAGATTCCGGTGATCTCGGCCGTCGGGCATGAAATCGACACGACCATCGCCGATTTTGTGGCCGACGTCCGCGCGCCGACCCCCTCCGCGGCGGCGGAAATGGTCATCCGGAGCAAGATTGAACTCGAGGAGAAGATGGGAGGGTTGGACATCCGACTGGCGCGAGCCATGAAAAACCTCCTGGCCACGAATCTCGCGCGCCTCCAACAGGCCCTCCGCGTACTGACTTCTCCCGAGCGGAGGGTGGAGGATTTCCTGCTCCGATTGGATGACGTTTCCGCCCGCATGGACAACGCCGCCGTCTGGCTCCTGACGCAGCACGAATCCCACCTCAAAGAACTTGCCCGCGCCCTCACCCTGCTCAGCCCGACTCGCCGCCTCCTCCAAGCGGGCATCGATCTGAGTCGCCTCGATCAGCGCCTCGACGCTTCGAGCGAAACAATCCTGGCCGCGAAGGCCCAGGCCGTCGAGCGGCACGGCGCTCTGCTTGAATCCCTGAGCCCCCTGTCCATCCTGAAACGCGGCTACTCCATTACCTATCGCCTCCCCCAGAGGGCCATCCTCACCCAGGCGAAACAGACCCGGAAGGGCGAAAAAGTCGAAGTCCGACTGTGGGACGGCGAACTGACGTGCGAAATCATCCGCGACCCCAGGCAGGGCAGGTTGATCTAG
- the gspD gene encoding type II secretion system secretin GspD: MSPLSRAAIGLAFFLLFTGQAPAPGAPARKPTFDPKEKVNIDGEFDIKDLTKTISNLTGKNFILDERVRGKITIISPQPVTVEEAYHVYESVMNVRGFTLVPSGKIMKIIPATDAKQESIPTSVEQTPLPPVETFITRLVPLQYVPADEIEGLLRDLVSRNGVIKSYLATNTLIFIDTSANILRLLRIIDTLDVPGFEDIVEIVRLKYATAVTLAQQISQIFVEQTGRQRRVGRAGSQPGAGGITKIIPDERMNVLIVVGPRLEIEKLKKLIGDLDVPVEAGGGRIRVRSLNYADAEQLAQVLASLVSGLPTRQTGSAGMPGQPSPPSQPGGGGSPSSVTLEGGVKITADKATNSLIIIASQRDYEVIDSVIQQLDVRRKQVYVEGVVMEVSFDRKKEWGIVAHGGQASKDGAGAITFGGTNLGGSSTLIPLGGGTGATGASAGTGIATFAKPGVFFGILGEKFEIDVGGAKLAFPTFGAFLNALASDNDVNILSTPQILTMDNEEAEIIVGSNIPFITQTQQSTLAGAPIIQNIERKDVGINLKVTPQINESGAVRLKISQEISAVSESVPTGFQVGQQGLITRKRQVKNTLVVQDKQTVVIGGLLEDTISISESKVPILGDIPIIGWLFRSSKKTLLKTNLLIFLTPYVLSTPEEVRDLGLRKEQEMRQTIERATKEHRKATKKLRDRLEEPAPPDSPRSGEAEKNFDASPAPPEPTPPPKPKEESPTPEPPAQEPPPPTKEGQ, translated from the coding sequence GTGAGCCCTCTCTCCAGGGCCGCCATCGGCCTCGCCTTTTTCCTGCTATTCACCGGCCAGGCCCCCGCGCCGGGTGCGCCAGCCAGGAAGCCCACCTTCGATCCGAAAGAGAAAGTCAACATCGACGGCGAATTCGACATCAAGGATCTCACGAAAACCATCAGCAATCTGACCGGGAAGAACTTCATTCTCGACGAGCGCGTGCGCGGCAAGATCACCATCATCTCGCCCCAGCCGGTCACCGTCGAAGAGGCCTATCACGTCTACGAGAGCGTCATGAATGTGCGTGGGTTCACGCTCGTACCTTCCGGAAAGATCATGAAAATCATTCCGGCCACGGACGCCAAACAGGAGAGCATTCCCACGAGCGTGGAACAGACGCCCCTCCCGCCGGTGGAAACCTTCATCACGCGCCTGGTTCCTCTCCAGTACGTGCCCGCGGACGAAATCGAAGGACTCCTGCGCGATCTCGTGTCCCGCAACGGCGTGATCAAATCCTATCTCGCCACCAACACGCTCATCTTCATCGACACATCGGCCAATATCCTTCGCCTCCTCCGTATCATCGACACGCTGGACGTTCCCGGTTTCGAAGACATCGTCGAAATTGTCCGCCTGAAATATGCGACGGCGGTCACGTTGGCCCAGCAGATCTCACAAATCTTCGTTGAACAGACCGGACGGCAAAGACGGGTCGGCCGCGCGGGCAGCCAGCCCGGCGCCGGAGGAATCACGAAAATCATTCCGGATGAGAGGATGAACGTCCTCATCGTCGTCGGCCCCCGGCTCGAAATCGAGAAACTCAAGAAGCTGATCGGGGATCTGGACGTGCCGGTGGAGGCGGGTGGCGGGCGGATCCGTGTCCGCTCGCTCAACTATGCGGATGCCGAGCAACTCGCGCAAGTGCTGGCCAGCCTCGTGTCGGGGCTTCCCACGCGGCAAACGGGATCCGCCGGAATGCCGGGGCAGCCCTCGCCCCCCTCCCAGCCCGGCGGCGGAGGCTCCCCATCGAGCGTCACGTTGGAGGGCGGAGTCAAAATCACGGCGGACAAGGCCACGAATTCTCTCATCATCATTGCCTCGCAGCGGGACTACGAGGTCATCGATTCCGTCATCCAGCAGCTCGACGTCCGTCGCAAGCAGGTCTACGTCGAAGGCGTGGTCATGGAAGTCTCGTTTGATCGAAAGAAGGAGTGGGGGATCGTGGCCCACGGCGGCCAGGCCTCCAAGGACGGCGCCGGGGCGATCACCTTCGGCGGCACGAACCTGGGCGGATCGAGCACCCTCATTCCCCTCGGGGGAGGAACCGGCGCGACCGGGGCATCCGCCGGGACGGGCATTGCCACTTTCGCCAAGCCGGGCGTGTTCTTCGGAATCCTCGGTGAGAAGTTCGAGATTGATGTCGGCGGCGCCAAGCTGGCCTTTCCCACCTTCGGCGCGTTCCTCAACGCTCTGGCCTCCGACAACGACGTGAACATCCTCAGCACGCCACAGATTCTAACCATGGACAACGAGGAGGCCGAGATCATCGTCGGCTCGAACATTCCGTTCATCACCCAGACGCAGCAATCGACGCTGGCCGGCGCGCCGATCATCCAGAACATCGAGCGAAAAGACGTGGGCATCAATCTTAAAGTCACACCGCAAATCAACGAGAGCGGGGCCGTCCGCCTGAAGATCTCTCAGGAGATCTCCGCGGTGAGTGAGTCGGTGCCCACCGGATTCCAGGTCGGCCAACAGGGCCTCATCACGCGGAAAAGACAGGTCAAGAACACGTTGGTCGTGCAGGACAAACAGACGGTGGTCATCGGCGGCCTCCTCGAAGATACGATCAGCATCAGCGAAAGCAAGGTCCCGATTCTCGGCGACATCCCCATCATCGGTTGGCTCTTCCGGTCGTCGAAGAAAACGCTTCTGAAGACGAATCTGCTCATCTTCCTGACTCCCTATGTTCTCAGCACACCGGAAGAAGTGCGCGATCTCGGTCTCCGGAAGGAACAGGAAATGCGCCAGACCATCGAACGCGCCACGAAGGAGCACAGAAAAGCAACAAAGAAACTGCGTGATCGGCTGGAGGAACCGGCGCCACCTGATTCGCCGCGCTCCGGAGAGGCCGAAAAGAATTTTGACGCAAGCCCGGCGCCACCCGAACCCACGCCCCCCCCAAAACCCAAGGAAGAATCTCCCACTCCGGAGCCTCCGGCCCAGGAACCGCCGCCGCCCACAAAAGAAGGGCAGTAG
- the xseB gene encoding exodeoxyribonuclease VII small subunit, which yields MRFEDGLKRLEQIVDDLEKGDLPLEKSIELFEEGKKLSDFCKKKLDEAQFKVETLMKNGRGESKAVPFEENEGSPEKPARGQKATKGNDDIPF from the coding sequence ATGCGATTCGAAGACGGCCTCAAGCGTCTCGAACAGATCGTAGACGATCTCGAAAAGGGCGACCTGCCCCTCGAGAAATCCATCGAACTCTTCGAGGAAGGCAAGAAGCTCTCCGATTTCTGCAAGAAGAAGCTGGACGAAGCCCAGTTCAAGGTGGAAACACTGATGAAAAACGGAAGGGGCGAGAGCAAGGCCGTTCCCTTCGAGGAAAACGAAGGTTCGCCCGAAAAACCCGCCCGGGGGCAGAAAGCCACGAAGGGAAACGATGACATCCCCTTCTGA
- a CDS encoding MBL fold metallo-hydrolase — protein sequence MVLETAVVGPFQCNCYILGDESTREALVIDPGDETERIDAILKRHNLIVKAILHTHAHLDHIGGTRKLQASTNARVYLHPDDDFLFKMLPAQAALLGIRPSLAAQIDGPSKDGDGFTAGSLQLEAIHTPGHTPGSLTFRLANGAGDKLFTGDTLFLGSIGRTDLWGGSFDDIMKSIRERLLRLDDETVVYPGHGPATTIGRERKTNPFITEL from the coding sequence ATGGTCTTGGAAACCGCCGTCGTGGGCCCGTTCCAGTGCAACTGCTACATCCTGGGCGACGAATCCACGCGCGAAGCCCTGGTCATCGATCCGGGGGACGAAACCGAGCGAATCGACGCGATATTGAAACGACACAACCTTATTGTCAAGGCCATTCTCCACACCCACGCCCACCTCGACCACATCGGTGGGACCCGGAAATTGCAGGCCTCCACGAACGCCCGGGTCTACCTGCACCCGGACGATGATTTTCTATTCAAAATGTTGCCGGCACAGGCCGCGCTCCTCGGCATCCGGCCGAGTTTGGCCGCCCAGATCGACGGCCCCTCCAAGGACGGCGACGGCTTCACCGCGGGATCCCTCCAGCTCGAAGCCATCCACACTCCAGGTCACACTCCCGGGAGCCTCACTTTTCGTCTGGCCAACGGCGCGGGGGATAAACTTTTCACGGGCGACACGCTGTTCCTGGGCAGCATCGGCCGGACCGATCTCTGGGGCGGATCGTTCGACGACATCATGAAATCCATTCGCGAACGCCTTCTCCGGCTGGACGATGAAACGGTCGTCTATCCCGGCCACGGCCCCGCCACCACGATCGGTCGCGAACGCAAGACCAACCCCTTCATCACGGAGCTCTAG
- a CDS encoding polyprenyl synthetase family protein codes for MTSPSEGGQPKPSDAADAFDLGGYFRERVRRIDAALGTILPSPRSASNADLSRLFEAMRYSVFAGGKRLRPILAIAACEAVKGKAEKALPVACAIELIHTYSLIHDDLPSMDNADLRRGKTTCHKVFGEPQAILAGDALLTLGFEILARNPSKLPAAAVVRIIQAIARASGPDGMVAGQAIDIGQVPATPTPARIEDLERRKTGALIQAALTAGALVKGASAATLGALQRYGLKIGVAFQIADDLLDATSTSSQLGKEAGQDEKLRKTTFVTLYGIEGARNKANYLAESAQRSLRPFGPGADPLRAIARWVVSRSR; via the coding sequence ATGACATCCCCTTCTGAAGGTGGGCAGCCGAAGCCGTCCGACGCGGCCGATGCCTTCGATCTGGGAGGCTACTTCCGCGAGCGGGTTCGCCGTATCGACGCGGCCCTGGGCACGATCCTGCCCTCCCCACGCTCGGCTTCCAATGCCGATCTCTCGCGCCTCTTCGAGGCCATGCGATACAGCGTCTTCGCCGGCGGCAAGCGTCTCCGACCCATTCTCGCGATCGCCGCGTGCGAAGCGGTGAAGGGAAAGGCCGAAAAAGCCCTTCCGGTCGCCTGCGCCATCGAACTCATCCACACCTACTCCCTGATTCACGACGATCTGCCGTCGATGGACAACGCCGATCTCCGGCGCGGCAAGACCACCTGTCACAAGGTCTTCGGCGAACCACAGGCCATCCTCGCCGGCGATGCGCTCCTCACGCTCGGCTTTGAGATCCTGGCGCGGAACCCCTCGAAGCTTCCGGCGGCGGCGGTTGTCCGGATTATCCAAGCCATCGCTCGCGCCTCCGGTCCGGATGGAATGGTGGCGGGTCAGGCCATCGATATCGGACAGGTGCCCGCGACACCCACACCCGCACGGATCGAAGACCTCGAACGGCGCAAGACCGGCGCGCTCATCCAAGCCGCCCTCACCGCGGGAGCCCTGGTGAAGGGGGCGTCCGCCGCCACCCTCGGCGCCCTGCAGCGATACGGCCTCAAGATCGGCGTGGCCTTTCAGATCGCCGACGATCTTCTCGACGCCACCTCCACGTCGAGCCAATTGGGCAAGGAGGCCGGCCAGGATGAGAAATTGAGGAAAACCACGTTCGTCACCCTTTACGGGATCGAGGGCGCGCGCAACAAGGCGAATTATCTGGCCGAAAGCGCCCAGCGGAGCCTCCGCCCGTTCGGACCCGGGGCCGACCCGCTCCGGGCGATCGCCCGTTGGGTCGTCTCCCGTTCCCGCTGA
- a CDS encoding SPOR domain-containing protein: MSDFDLTLIRKKLARDLGKSAGRNAKPVKGPYDVSIFPSSKGRYIKFALAGLAIVFSVGLVSYLFESGEPQPGHSGKAGEVKVKQPSAAMAQLERLASLPATPAVSAPMKAEDGSAHRPVEVKPVERAGYYVQVAAYRGMRTMQSAQDRVSQMGYEKQMVVKETFWTPQYVIVESGSAQATEIAARVGAALRNVRPMLLVEPVGGGGLRVGPIYYSELLENVRGRLGQAGLIVRDVAVVERELIYLLLIGPYADEASAAETRARLHSFAPDALLIFEKGAGG, encoded by the coding sequence ATGAGCGATTTTGATCTGACGCTGATTCGGAAAAAGCTGGCCCGCGATCTCGGCAAATCGGCCGGGAGAAACGCCAAACCCGTCAAAGGTCCCTACGACGTTTCCATTTTCCCTTCTTCCAAGGGGCGGTACATCAAGTTTGCCCTGGCGGGCTTGGCGATCGTTTTCTCCGTGGGATTGGTTTCGTATTTGTTTGAGTCGGGGGAACCTCAGCCGGGCCATTCAGGCAAGGCCGGTGAAGTGAAGGTCAAACAGCCCTCCGCTGCGATGGCTCAGCTTGAGCGATTGGCGAGCCTCCCGGCCACTCCGGCGGTTTCCGCCCCCATGAAGGCCGAGGATGGTTCGGCGCATCGGCCCGTAGAAGTGAAACCGGTGGAACGAGCCGGCTATTACGTGCAGGTGGCGGCGTACCGGGGGATGCGGACGATGCAATCGGCTCAGGACCGCGTTTCCCAGATGGGCTACGAGAAACAGATGGTGGTCAAGGAGACGTTCTGGACTCCGCAGTACGTGATCGTGGAATCCGGCTCCGCGCAGGCGACGGAAATCGCCGCGCGGGTGGGCGCCGCCCTCCGGAATGTTCGACCCATGCTGCTGGTTGAACCGGTCGGGGGGGGGGGCCTGAGAGTCGGCCCGATCTACTATTCCGAGCTTCTGGAGAATGTGCGCGGGCGGCTAGGCCAGGCCGGACTGATCGTCCGCGATGTTGCGGTGGTGGAAAGGGAATTGATTTATCTCCTGCTCATCGGGCCCTACGCGGACGAAGCCTCGGCGGCGGAGACGCGAGCCCGGCTTCATTCCTTCGCTCCTGACGCCCTCTTGATTTTCGAAAAGGGCGCGGGCGGGTAG